The following are encoded together in the Bactrocera neohumeralis isolate Rockhampton chromosome 6, APGP_CSIRO_Bneo_wtdbg2-racon-allhic-juicebox.fasta_v2, whole genome shotgun sequence genome:
- the LOC126763352 gene encoding glycerol-3-phosphate phosphatase-like, translated as MYQGSCVNLLEQPLEQVRQWLDSFDTVISDCDGVIWLGDNVIEGAAETMRQLKRLGKQIYLCTNNSTRTRQQLYEKAHNMGFDISADRIISSSYATAAYLKARNFQRKVYVIGTAGITDELKAVGIKHTEVGPDVMSGRLTAYIQSGLRKETDIGAVVVGFDVHFSFCKMIKASVYLSDPKCLFIATNTDERFPITGMVIPDAGSIVRTVQTCTAREPIVIGKPNRSICEWLIKNGSIKPARTLMIGDCCGSDIVLGHNCGFKTLLVGTGVNQLSDVHVWQKSSDPEHKKLIPDVYLPRLADLLALI; from the exons ATGTATCAAGGAAGTTGTGTAAATCTGTTGGAGCAGCCTTTGGAGCAGGTGCGTCAATGGCTAGACAGTTTCGATACCGTTATTAGTGATTGTGATG GTGTTATTTGGCTGGGCGATAATGTGATTGAAGGCGCCGCGGAAACTATGCGCCAACTCAAACGTTTGGGCAAACAAATTTACCTATGCACGAATAATTCCACGCGTACGCGTCAACAGTTATACGAGAAAGCGCACAACATGGGTTTCGACATTAGCGCCGATCGCATTATATCCTCGTCCTACGCCACTGCCGCCTACCTAAAAGCCCGTAACTTCCAGCGCAAAGTGTACGTTATAGGCACGGCCGGCATAACGGACGAACTGAAGGCGGTGGGCATTAAGCACACTGAAGTGGGCCCAGATGTTATGTCCGGGCGGCTGACGGCATATATACAGTCCGGTTTGCGTAAGGAAACGGATATTGGCGCTGTGGTTGTGGGTTTCGATGTGCACTTCAGTTTTTGTAAAATGATTAAGGCTTCCGTGTATTTGTCGGATCCAAAGTGTCTATTTATCGCAACGAATACGGATGAACGCTTCCCAATAACTGGCATGGTGATACCCGATGCGGGCAGTATTGTGCGCACCGTGCAGACGTGTACGGCACGCGAACCGATTGTGATTGGCAAACCGAATCGCAGCATTTGTGAGTGGCTAATTAAGAATGGCAGCATTAAGCCAGCGCGTACGCTAATGATCGGCGATTG ttGTGGCAGTGACATTGTGCTGGGCCACAATTGCGGTTTCAAGACGTTGCTTGTCGGCACTGGTGTCAATCAGCTGAGCGATGTGCATGTTTGGCAGAAATCTAGTGACCCAGAGCACAAAAAACTCATACCTGATGTTTATTTGCCGAGACTTGCCGATTTGCTGGCGCTTATTTAA